A single Novosphingobium sp. SL115 DNA region contains:
- a CDS encoding MarR family winged helix-turn-helix transcriptional regulator, with protein sequence MKNPLEAFVGFHLVRTGNLGLKVLNSSYGDLPVRHPDVAVAMVIHANPGITQSSIGRMLSIQRSNMVPIIGRLEQRGWVERRAGKGKMIGLFISPDGEKVMPALQAASQSAEDYIAAKIGAEAFEQLRAILKKIV encoded by the coding sequence ATGAAGAACCCGCTAGAGGCATTCGTCGGCTTTCATCTGGTCCGCACCGGCAATCTGGGCCTGAAGGTGCTGAACAGCAGCTATGGGGACTTGCCCGTCCGCCACCCCGACGTGGCTGTGGCCATGGTGATCCACGCCAACCCCGGAATCACGCAAAGCTCGATTGGCCGCATGTTGAGCATTCAGCGGTCGAACATGGTGCCGATCATCGGTCGCCTTGAGCAGCGCGGATGGGTGGAACGGCGGGCAGGCAAAGGCAAAATGATCGGCCTGTTCATCTCGCCTGACGGGGAAAAGGTCATGCCCGCGTTGCAGGCCGCATCGCAAAGCGCCGAAGATTACATCGCCGCCAAAATCGGTGCCGAGGCGTTCGAGCAATTGCGCGCGATCCTCAAGAAAATCGTCTGA
- a CDS encoding TonB-dependent receptor has product MMKLHSAGVSLLALTLAGFPLATQAQEAAQAEEPKTATTQEIVVTAQFRAQNLQDTPLAITAVSGELLAQRGQTNVSEIAAQAPNVTLKPQGQELGPGIIAFIRGVGQTDPNFALEPGVGMYIDDVYLPTLTGSLLDLTDLDRVEVLRGPQGTLAGRNSLGGSIKLYSKKPQGSNTGSIEVTYGRYNRLDARGLFDVKLGEKLFMRVAGVTKNVDGYVKRLDYNLTHPGTNVPTFARGADPVLGTLGGQSYAAGKVSLRWQPTDTVDINLSGDYTRERNEPGANVLLFANTSAAFDGPNATFTGGRPFLQGTNGAGVPLNCAFVPNGVNSCDTISGYDRRYISYATYADPARPDSQMPYKPTFTDPHSDLDNYGAALTIDVDLSDALKFKSITSWRKYTADWSYDSDGSPIANNNLNQTQKNRQWSQELRLSGKVLDDRLDFTVGGFYFDTRGTFTGRINLNYAGIDFLHGPDPTPAKNKALFANATFALSDAANLTGGIRQSWDEKDYGYQRRNPDGSAIQGPCNFFLGAPTAGPAGIGNQPNCLLFGLNGLTASFRDNRLDWRVAADYRFSPEFLFYAQVSTGYRAGGVNPRPFYPSQATAFKPETITAYEAGFKSDLFDRRLRINVSAFFNDYKNIILSSVNCLDLATAGPGGSSQATPCLRPSNVGSAHVKGFEVETLIRPFENFTIDGSVSYLDFKYQNVDTASTGVKLTDVTPYTPKWKAAFGVQYDVPDVLKGNVTLRLDGAYQSKIYTEAANLDSLSVSSTVVAGTFGFNNAGGGGPITTLRLSNRIDGYFLANARVGWQSEDKDWGLTFEVQNLTNKYYFTTLLQEAFGAGTASGAPGRPRTWSVTARRSF; this is encoded by the coding sequence ATGATGAAACTGCATAGTGCGGGCGTGAGCCTGCTTGCCTTGACGCTTGCCGGTTTTCCGCTTGCCACACAGGCCCAAGAGGCCGCTCAGGCGGAAGAGCCGAAGACCGCAACCACCCAGGAAATCGTCGTTACCGCGCAGTTCCGCGCGCAGAACCTGCAGGATACGCCGTTGGCGATCACGGCGGTCAGCGGTGAACTGCTGGCCCAGCGCGGCCAAACCAATGTCAGCGAAATTGCGGCGCAGGCGCCCAACGTTACGCTGAAGCCGCAGGGGCAGGAACTTGGGCCGGGCATCATCGCCTTTATCCGCGGCGTGGGACAGACCGACCCCAACTTTGCGCTGGAACCGGGCGTGGGCATGTACATCGACGATGTATATCTGCCGACGCTGACCGGATCGCTGCTCGACCTGACCGATCTTGACCGCGTCGAAGTGCTGCGCGGGCCGCAGGGCACGCTGGCTGGGCGCAACTCGCTGGGCGGTTCGATCAAGCTCTATTCCAAGAAGCCGCAGGGCAGCAACACCGGCTCCATCGAAGTCACCTATGGCCGTTACAACCGGCTTGATGCGCGCGGGCTGTTCGACGTGAAGCTGGGCGAAAAGCTGTTCATGCGTGTGGCGGGCGTGACCAAGAACGTCGACGGTTACGTCAAGCGGCTTGACTACAACCTGACCCATCCGGGCACCAATGTGCCTACCTTTGCGCGCGGCGCAGACCCGGTGCTGGGCACGCTGGGCGGGCAGTCCTATGCGGCGGGCAAGGTCAGCCTGCGCTGGCAGCCGACCGACACGGTGGATATCAACCTGTCGGGCGATTACACCCGCGAACGCAACGAGCCGGGCGCGAACGTGCTGCTTTTTGCCAATACCTCGGCAGCATTTGACGGCCCCAACGCCACGTTCACCGGCGGGCGTCCGTTCCTGCAGGGCACCAATGGTGCGGGCGTGCCGCTGAACTGCGCCTTCGTGCCAAACGGCGTGAACAGCTGCGATACCATTTCGGGCTATGACCGCCGCTATATCTCTTATGCCACTTATGCCGATCCGGCGCGGCCTGACAGCCAGATGCCCTACAAGCCGACCTTTACCGATCCGCATTCGGACCTCGACAATTATGGCGCGGCGCTGACCATCGATGTCGATCTTTCCGATGCGTTGAAGTTCAAGTCGATCACGTCATGGCGCAAATATACCGCCGACTGGTCGTATGACTCGGACGGATCGCCCATCGCCAACAACAACCTGAACCAGACGCAGAAGAACCGGCAATGGAGCCAGGAGTTGCGCCTTTCGGGCAAGGTGCTGGATGATCGGTTGGACTTCACCGTGGGCGGGTTCTATTTCGATACGCGCGGGACGTTCACCGGGCGCATCAACCTGAACTATGCCGGCATCGACTTCCTGCACGGGCCTGATCCGACGCCCGCCAAGAACAAGGCGCTGTTTGCCAACGCCACCTTCGCGCTGAGCGACGCGGCGAACCTGACCGGCGGCATTCGCCAGTCGTGGGACGAAAAGGACTATGGCTATCAACGTCGCAATCCCGATGGCAGCGCCATTCAGGGACCGTGCAACTTCTTCCTGGGTGCGCCCACTGCAGGCCCGGCCGGAATTGGCAACCAGCCCAACTGCCTGCTGTTCGGGCTTAACGGGCTGACCGCCAGTTTCCGCGACAACCGTCTGGACTGGCGCGTGGCGGCCGATTACCGCTTCAGCCCGGAATTCCTGTTCTATGCGCAGGTTTCCACCGGGTATCGCGCAGGCGGCGTCAATCCGCGTCCGTTCTATCCCAGCCAGGCAACCGCGTTCAAACCCGAAACGATCACCGCCTATGAAGCGGGCTTCAAGTCGGACCTGTTTGATCGCCGGTTGCGCATCAACGTCTCGGCCTTCTTCAACGATTACAAGAACATCATCCTGTCGAGCGTGAATTGCCTCGATCTGGCCACGGCAGGTCCGGGCGGTTCGTCGCAGGCCACGCCCTGCCTGCGGCCGTCGAACGTGGGGTCTGCCCATGTGAAGGGCTTTGAAGTGGAAACGCTGATCCGCCCGTTCGAGAACTTTACCATCGACGGTTCGGTCAGCTATCTCGACTTCAAATACCAGAACGTCGACACCGCATCGACCGGGGTAAAGCTGACCGATGTGACGCCCTATACCCCCAAGTGGAAGGCGGCGTTCGGTGTGCAGTATGACGTGCCCGACGTACTGAAGGGCAACGTCACGCTGCGGCTTGATGGCGCTTACCAGTCAAAGATCTACACCGAAGCGGCCAATCTGGATTCGCTGTCGGTCAGCAGCACGGTGGTTGCCGGAACCTTCGGCTTCAACAATGCTGGTGGCGGCGGGCCGATCACCACGTTGCGTCTGTCGAACCGGATTGACGGCTACTTCCTCGCCAATGCGCGGGTGGGCTGGCAGTCGGAAGACAAGGATTGGGGCCTGACGTTTGAAGTGCAGAACCTGACCAACAAGTACTACTTCACCACGCTGTTGCAGGAAGCATTCGGCGCGGGCACCGCATCGGGCGCGCCGGGCCGCCCGCGCACATGGTCGGTCACGGCACGCCGTTCGTTCTGA
- a CDS encoding TetR/AcrR family transcriptional regulator, which translates to MPLSNLKSLTPRQAERRQRILATAQALVGELGYDAVTMRMIAQESDTAEKTLYNIFASKDRLIALAAHDRTASIFVTAFARQPQAGWPRLREFARTAADMTLEGPLLSRTLAALLVEHADHAGLAGIYDDHAGPIVRDMMDQGFLEASVPLAELVRTLRLAVVATVMFWSKGQIADAELADFMVRRCAETLLPYATAAGADLLRPAARGL; encoded by the coding sequence ATGCCGCTATCGAACCTGAAATCACTGACCCCGCGTCAGGCGGAACGCCGCCAACGCATTCTGGCCACCGCGCAGGCGCTGGTGGGCGAACTGGGTTATGATGCGGTGACCATGCGCATGATCGCACAGGAGAGCGACACGGCGGAAAAGACGCTGTACAATATCTTTGCCAGCAAGGACCGGCTGATTGCGCTGGCCGCGCATGATCGCACTGCCAGCATCTTTGTCACCGCCTTTGCCCGGCAACCGCAGGCAGGATGGCCGCGCCTGCGCGAATTTGCCCGCACTGCCGCCGACATGACGCTGGAAGGGCCATTGCTTTCTCGCACGCTGGCAGCGTTGCTGGTGGAACATGCCGACCATGCCGGGCTGGCCGGTATCTACGACGACCACGCCGGGCCGATCGTGCGCGACATGATGGATCAGGGCTTCTTGGAAGCGTCGGTACCGCTTGCCGAACTGGTCCGCACGCTGCGTCTGGCGGTGGTGGCAACGGTGATGTTCTGGTCGAAAGGTCAGATTGCCGATGCCGAACTGGCAGACTTCATGGTGCGGCGCTGCGCCGAAACCTTGTTGCCATATGCCACCGCGGCCGGGGCCGACCTGTTGCGACCGGCAGCGCGAGGGCTGTGA
- a CDS encoding SDR family NAD(P)-dependent oxidoreductase gives MSLQGKIALVTGAASAAGLGFATARLLAQRGATVWLTDINGAGAQARADELCAQGLAARGMAHDVTSADGWAAVLAAIEGMEGAGPDILVNNAGIAVLRWTPDLEPAEWQRQIDVNLTSVYLGCRAVLAGMRARGTGGAIVNISSVAGLVGIPGASAYAASKGGVRLYTKALAMECAREGIRVNSVHPGVIWTDMQQVAIKDNPDQYDAINASIPAGKMGEPDDIAQAVVFLASPAAKYITGAELAVDGGLTAQ, from the coding sequence ATGTCACTTCAAGGTAAGATTGCGCTTGTTACTGGGGCCGCATCGGCGGCGGGGCTTGGCTTTGCCACGGCCCGCCTGCTGGCGCAGCGCGGGGCCACGGTCTGGCTGACCGATATCAACGGCGCTGGCGCACAGGCGCGGGCGGATGAACTTTGCGCCCAAGGGCTGGCTGCGCGGGGCATGGCGCATGATGTGACCAGCGCCGATGGCTGGGCGGCCGTGCTGGCCGCGATTGAAGGCATGGAAGGCGCTGGGCCGGACATTCTTGTCAACAATGCCGGTATCGCGGTGCTGCGCTGGACGCCCGATCTGGAGCCTGCCGAATGGCAGCGGCAGATCGACGTGAACCTGACCAGTGTCTATCTGGGCTGCCGCGCCGTGCTTGCCGGAATGCGCGCGCGCGGAACGGGCGGGGCCATCGTCAATATCTCGTCCGTGGCGGGACTGGTCGGCATTCCGGGCGCTTCGGCCTATGCCGCCAGCAAAGGCGGGGTGCGGCTTTATACCAAGGCGCTGGCAATGGAATGTGCGCGCGAGGGCATTCGCGTCAATTCTGTCCATCCCGGCGTGATCTGGACCGACATGCAGCAGGTGGCGATCAAGGATAACCCCGACCAGTACGATGCGATCAACGCGTCGATCCCGGCGGGCAAGATGGGCGAACCCGACGACATTGCGCAAGCTGTCGTGTTCCTTGCATCGCCTGCCGCCAAATACATCACCGGGGCCGAACTCGCCGTCGATGGCGGCCTTACGGCGCAATAA
- a CDS encoding aromatic ring-hydroxylating oxygenase subunit alpha, producing the protein MSLRGHVPTPMDGRDPSHLRGDKITGDRYYSKDFAQKEWDQMWTRIWHIAGRTADIPEAGDFLVHNFMKESVIAVRQDDGSVRAFYNSCGHRGMRMVNDSSSVDAFHCPYHGWKWGIDGVLKHAQDADVDFKAGNPCGKLKLKELRCDIWGGFVWYSMSDDSPSLAEFLDPMPELYKNYPMDTAVRVAWYRIELNANWKFVTDNFSESYHTRTAHPQVPPWIDQDVDSARHEMWPKGHGRTVQPMRPSLSDRPEGGGNAMFEAEMAKWDIDPAKYASYEDFALQGWHDLKAAKQKLWREKGYVHYEHMDDEEITDSPHTVMFPNVTISFLPDNLILFRSEPHATDPEKCYFDLWCMAFPVEGQTEVQSIMAGMKPLKEVAECEHRVFDGGRGIPELAGQIVYQDMELAENMQAGMHSRGYGDAYLSDQETRIRFFHEVLNDWIEGRQG; encoded by the coding sequence ATGAGCCTGCGTGGACATGTTCCGACGCCGATGGACGGGCGCGATCCTTCGCACCTGCGCGGCGACAAGATCACTGGCGACCGCTATTATTCCAAGGACTTCGCCCAGAAAGAATGGGACCAGATGTGGACGCGCATCTGGCACATCGCCGGGCGCACCGCCGACATTCCCGAAGCGGGCGATTTCCTGGTTCACAATTTCATGAAGGAATCGGTGATCGCCGTCCGTCAGGACGATGGGTCGGTGCGCGCGTTCTACAATTCGTGCGGCCATCGCGGGATGCGCATGGTCAACGATTCCAGCTCGGTCGATGCGTTCCACTGCCCCTATCATGGCTGGAAATGGGGCATCGACGGAGTGCTGAAACATGCGCAGGACGCCGATGTCGATTTCAAGGCGGGTAACCCCTGCGGCAAGCTCAAGCTGAAGGAATTGCGCTGCGACATCTGGGGCGGGTTCGTGTGGTATTCGATGTCGGACGACAGCCCTTCGCTGGCCGAATTCCTTGATCCCATGCCCGAACTTTACAAGAACTATCCAATGGATACGGCGGTTCGGGTGGCGTGGTACCGCATCGAACTGAACGCCAACTGGAAGTTTGTGACCGACAATTTCTCGGAAAGCTACCACACCCGCACCGCGCATCCGCAAGTGCCGCCATGGATCGATCAGGACGTGGATTCTGCCCGCCACGAAATGTGGCCAAAGGGCCATGGCCGCACGGTGCAGCCGATGCGCCCATCGCTGTCAGACCGGCCCGAAGGTGGCGGAAACGCAATGTTCGAGGCCGAGATGGCCAAGTGGGATATCGATCCTGCAAAGTACGCCAGCTATGAAGATTTTGCGCTTCAGGGCTGGCACGATCTGAAAGCGGCCAAGCAGAAGCTGTGGCGGGAAAAGGGCTATGTCCATTACGAGCATATGGACGACGAGGAGATCACCGACAGCCCGCATACGGTGATGTTCCCCAATGTTACCATAAGCTTCCTGCCCGATAACCTGATCCTGTTCCGCAGCGAACCCCACGCGACCGACCCGGAAAAGTGCTATTTCGACCTGTGGTGCATGGCCTTTCCGGTAGAGGGGCAAACCGAAGTGCAGTCGATCATGGCGGGGATGAAGCCGCTGAAAGAAGTGGCGGAGTGCGAGCATCGCGTGTTTGACGGGGGGCGGGGCATTCCCGAACTTGCCGGGCAGATCGTCTATCAGGACATGGAACTGGCCGAAAACATGCAGGCGGGAATGCATTCGCGCGGGTATGGCGATGCCTATCTTTCGGACCAGGAAACCCGCATCCGCTTCTTCCATGAAGTGCTGAACGACTGGATCGAAGGTCGTCAGGGATAG
- a CDS encoding SLC13 family permease yields the protein MTHMQWLSVAMLAAMMGLFLWGRFRYDVTAVIALLGAVAVGLVKPADAFTGFSDDIVIIVGSALIMSAAVQRSGVIESALQSLAQRIKRPPAQMLALSAAVGLSSGLIKNVGALAMLMPGAVQMARKNGSSPSLYLMPMAFASLLGGLTTLIGTSPNIIVSRVREEMTGQPFGMFDYLPTGLALLVVGLLFLSVGWRLLPTDRHAARGLGEAINISAYVIAATVREGTPVVGQTIGEFLARHDESIEVTGLLRGDMRGEVNEDTHIGIGDVLLLSGQPDALERVVATDRLALPGAGKEGDGGPPDDIGVIEAVVRNDSPLIGRTAGRLRMRERLGINLIAISREGTALTNRPGRTVLQAGDVIVLQGPVETMPARLAELGALPLAERQIRLGSRRARWLPLVILAGAMLAAGSAVVPAAVAFFAAAGLCVITGALPVDEAYDAVEWPILIMLAALIPVSAALQTTGASDVIAQELANLAVRLPAWGAVALILVAAMAVTPFLNNAATVLVIAPIAAVFADRLGYAPEPFLIATAIGAGCDFLTPIGHQCNTLVLGPGGYRFGDYARLGAPLSLLVVLVGTPLVLWFWPV from the coding sequence ATGACGCATATGCAATGGCTTTCGGTGGCAATGCTTGCCGCGATGATGGGCCTGTTCCTGTGGGGGCGGTTTCGGTATGATGTGACGGCGGTGATTGCACTGCTGGGTGCGGTAGCGGTGGGGCTGGTCAAGCCGGCCGATGCCTTCACCGGATTTTCCGATGACATCGTGATAATCGTGGGATCGGCGCTGATCATGTCAGCAGCTGTGCAACGATCGGGCGTGATCGAAAGCGCGCTGCAATCCCTGGCTCAGCGCATCAAGCGGCCGCCTGCGCAGATGCTGGCGCTGTCCGCCGCGGTCGGGCTTTCATCCGGGCTTATCAAGAACGTGGGCGCGCTGGCGATGTTGATGCCGGGTGCCGTGCAGATGGCGCGCAAGAACGGATCTTCGCCGTCGCTTTATCTTATGCCCATGGCCTTTGCATCGCTGCTGGGCGGGCTGACCACGCTGATCGGCACATCGCCCAACATCATTGTCAGCCGTGTGCGCGAAGAAATGACCGGGCAGCCGTTCGGGATGTTCGATTACCTGCCCACCGGGCTTGCCCTGCTGGTGGTGGGGCTGCTGTTCCTGAGCGTGGGCTGGAGACTGTTGCCGACAGATCGGCATGCAGCCCGCGGCTTGGGTGAGGCGATCAACATTTCTGCCTATGTCATTGCCGCCACGGTGCGCGAAGGAACGCCGGTGGTGGGGCAGACCATTGGCGAGTTTCTGGCCCGCCATGATGAAAGCATTGAAGTCACCGGCCTGTTGCGCGGCGACATGCGTGGCGAAGTGAATGAAGACACCCATATCGGCATTGGCGATGTGCTGTTGCTGTCCGGCCAGCCCGACGCGCTGGAGCGGGTGGTGGCGACGGACAGGCTGGCCTTGCCGGGGGCAGGCAAGGAAGGCGATGGCGGCCCGCCCGACGATATTGGCGTGATCGAAGCAGTGGTGCGCAACGATTCCCCGCTGATTGGCCGCACCGCAGGACGGTTGCGGATGCGGGAACGGCTGGGAATCAACCTGATCGCCATTTCGCGCGAAGGCACAGCCCTGACCAATCGACCCGGCCGCACGGTGTTGCAGGCGGGCGACGTCATCGTGCTGCAAGGCCCGGTGGAAACCATGCCCGCGCGTCTGGCCGAACTGGGCGCGCTGCCGCTGGCCGAGCGCCAGATCAGGCTGGGATCGCGCCGTGCGCGCTGGTTGCCGCTGGTCATTCTGGCAGGGGCGATGCTGGCCGCAGGCAGTGCGGTGGTACCAGCCGCCGTAGCGTTCTTTGCCGCTGCCGGGCTGTGCGTGATTACCGGCGCGCTGCCGGTGGACGAAGCCTATGACGCAGTCGAATGGCCGATCCTGATAATGCTGGCAGCGCTGATCCCGGTCAGCGCGGCGTTGCAGACGACCGGCGCATCCGATGTCATCGCGCAGGAACTGGCCAACCTTGCCGTGCGCCTGCCCGCGTGGGGCGCCGTGGCGCTGATTCTGGTGGCAGCGATGGCGGTAACCCCGTTCCTGAACAATGCCGCTACGGTGCTGGTCATCGCACCGATTGCCGCCGTGTTTGCCGACAGACTGGGATATGCCCCCGAACCGTTCCTGATCGCCACCGCCATAGGTGCGGGGTGCGATTTTCTGACCCCCATTGGCCACCAGTGCAACACGCTGGTCCTCGGACCGGGCGGATATCGCTTTGGCGATTATGCCCGTCTGGGCGCGCCGCTGTCGCTACTGGTGGTGCTGGTGGGCACGCCACTGGTGTTGTGGTTCTGGCCTGTCTGA
- a CDS encoding FAD-dependent monooxygenase has product MTGENISSIATALVVGGGIGGMATAISLAERGVAVDLIDIDPDWRVYGAGITITGPTLRAYRRLGLLDAIKAEGAITSKTRLFRYDGTHMLDLDEPVIEEGLPATGGIMRPVLHRIMQARVRELAIPVRLGLTVTALENAANGVDVRFSDDSSGRYDLVVGADSVFSVVRDLAFPHMGPAQPTGQGCWRISIRKPPGLEMGEFFLGHPNPCGITACAPDTVYMWMLTPHVERESFMSDEELFVTLKHLLSDFGGNAGWIRDNMTREDWINYRPLAAVLQPKDWFNGRIVLLGDAAHATTPHLASGAGMAVESGIVLAEELARTHDVADALNAYQERRYDRCRDVIETSVAVGRLQLEHGDPTVHAHLLQGALHRLNDPF; this is encoded by the coding sequence ATGACTGGGGAAAACATCAGCAGCATCGCAACGGCGCTTGTCGTGGGCGGAGGGATTGGCGGCATGGCAACGGCTATCAGCCTTGCTGAGCGCGGGGTCGCGGTCGATCTGATCGACATTGATCCTGACTGGCGCGTCTATGGCGCGGGCATCACCATCACCGGTCCCACCTTGCGCGCCTATCGCCGCCTTGGCCTGCTGGACGCGATCAAGGCCGAAGGCGCAATCACCAGCAAGACCCGCCTGTTCCGCTATGACGGCACCCACATGCTTGATCTGGATGAACCCGTGATCGAGGAAGGCCTGCCCGCCACCGGCGGCATCATGCGTCCGGTGCTCCACCGTATCATGCAGGCCCGCGTGCGCGAACTTGCCATTCCGGTGCGGCTTGGCCTTACAGTCACGGCTCTTGAAAACGCCGCTAACGGCGTCGATGTCCGCTTCTCCGATGATTCTTCGGGTCGCTACGATCTTGTCGTGGGGGCAGACAGCGTTTTTTCCGTGGTGCGCGATCTTGCCTTTCCGCACATGGGTCCGGCCCAGCCAACGGGACAAGGTTGCTGGCGCATTTCCATCCGCAAACCGCCCGGTCTTGAAATGGGCGAATTTTTCCTCGGCCATCCCAACCCTTGCGGCATCACGGCTTGCGCGCCAGACACGGTCTATATGTGGATGCTGACGCCCCATGTGGAACGCGAAAGCTTCATGTCCGACGAAGAGCTCTTCGTCACGCTCAAGCATTTGCTGTCCGATTTCGGTGGCAACGCCGGGTGGATCCGCGACAACATGACCCGCGAAGACTGGATCAATTACCGCCCGCTGGCCGCAGTGTTGCAACCAAAGGACTGGTTCAACGGTCGGATTGTGCTGCTGGGCGATGCGGCCCACGCCACCACGCCGCACTTGGCATCAGGTGCAGGCATGGCGGTGGAAAGCGGCATTGTGCTGGCCGAAGAACTTGCCCGCACACATGATGTTGCCGATGCCCTAAACGCGTATCAGGAGCGCCGTTACGACCGCTGCCGCGACGTGATCGAAACCAGTGTGGCCGTTGGCAGGCTTCAGCTTGAACATGGTGATCCCACCGTCCACGCCCACCTGCTTCAGGGCGCGCTGCATCGCCTCAACGATCCGTTCTGA